Proteins from one Candidatus Caccoplasma merdavium genomic window:
- the cas2 gene encoding CRISPR-associated endonuclease Cas2 produces MWVLVFFDLPTDTKKERKAYADFRKKLLRDGFTMFQFSIYVRHCPSRENAEVHIKRVKMFLPPQGEVGILCITDKQFGMMEIFSARKIIPPNAPGQQLELF; encoded by the coding sequence ATGTGGGTACTTGTGTTTTTTGACCTGCCGACCGATACCAAGAAAGAGCGGAAAGCCTACGCCGACTTCCGCAAGAAACTTCTGCGCGACGGCTTCACCATGTTTCAGTTCTCCATTTATGTGCGCCACTGCCCCAGCCGTGAAAATGCCGAGGTGCATATAAAACGGGTAAAAATGTTTCTCCCACCACAAGGCGAGGTGGGCATATTGTGCATTACCGACAAACAGTTTGGCATGATGGAGATATTCTCAGCCCGAAAAATCATTCCCCCCAACGCCCCGGGGCAACAACTCGAACTTTTCTGA
- a CDS encoding type IIA DNA topoisomerase subunit B: MAEDTKDGIEYGSDSIRTLDWKEHIRRRPGMYIGKLGDGTHADDGIYVLLKEVIDNTIDEYMMGYGKQVIVDIEDDRVSVRDYGRGIPLDKVVDVSSKMNTGAKYDSKAFKKSVGLNGVGIKAVNALSSEFRIESYRDGECKSVTYACGNKVEESAIIPTDQNNGTWVCFKPDDTIFVDYKYREEFVVALIKNYTYLNSGLTFIYNGVRYTSKNGLVDLLNEKMTATPLYPMIHLKGDDIEVVITHNDQYGEEFYSFVNGQHTILGGTHLSAFKEAVSRTIKEFFSKNFEYADIRNGMVAAISIKVEEPVFESQTKTKLSSRDMGPDGPTVNKFIGDFLKKELDNYLHRNNETKEILLKKIQDSEKERKAIAGVSKIARERAKKANLHNRKLQDCRIHYNDPKGDLRDETCIFITEGDSASGSIGKSRNADTQAIFSLRGKPLNSYGQTREVVYENEEFNLLQAALNVEDGIEGLRYNKVIIATDADDDGMHIRLLTLTFLLQFFPDLIKKGHVYILQTPLFRVRDKKETRYCYTDQERIEAIRYFGENAEITRFKGLGEISPDEFKEFIGENIRLDQVTLRKEDSVKELLEFYMGKNTMERQNFIIDNLIVDDEDL; the protein is encoded by the coding sequence ATGGCAGAAGACACCAAAGACGGAATCGAATACGGCTCAGACAGCATACGCACCCTCGACTGGAAAGAACACATACGCCGGCGTCCCGGCATGTATATCGGGAAACTCGGCGACGGCACGCACGCCGACGACGGCATCTATGTGCTGCTCAAAGAGGTCATCGACAACACCATCGACGAGTATATGATGGGCTATGGCAAACAGGTCATCGTCGACATCGAAGACGACCGCGTGTCGGTGCGCGACTACGGACGGGGAATCCCCCTCGACAAAGTGGTCGACGTCTCCTCCAAGATGAACACCGGCGCCAAGTACGACTCCAAGGCATTCAAGAAATCGGTCGGCCTCAACGGTGTGGGCATCAAGGCCGTGAACGCCCTCTCGTCGGAATTCCGCATCGAGTCTTACCGCGACGGCGAATGCAAAAGCGTCACCTATGCCTGCGGCAACAAAGTCGAAGAGAGCGCCATCATCCCTACCGACCAGAACAACGGAACCTGGGTGTGCTTCAAACCCGACGACACGATATTCGTCGACTACAAATACCGCGAAGAGTTTGTCGTCGCCCTCATCAAGAACTACACCTACCTCAACTCGGGTCTCACCTTCATCTACAACGGCGTGCGGTACACGTCGAAAAACGGCCTCGTCGACCTGCTCAACGAGAAGATGACCGCCACCCCTCTCTACCCGATGATACACCTCAAAGGCGACGACATCGAAGTGGTCATCACCCACAACGACCAGTATGGCGAGGAGTTCTACTCGTTTGTCAACGGCCAACATACGATACTGGGGGGCACCCACCTGTCGGCCTTCAAAGAGGCGGTGTCGCGCACCATAAAGGAGTTTTTCTCCAAGAACTTCGAATATGCCGACATTCGCAACGGCATGGTAGCCGCCATCAGCATCAAGGTCGAGGAACCGGTCTTCGAGTCGCAGACCAAGACCAAACTCAGTTCGCGCGACATGGGACCCGACGGCCCCACGGTGAACAAGTTCATCGGCGACTTCCTGAAAAAAGAACTCGACAACTACCTCCACCGCAACAACGAGACCAAAGAGATTCTCCTCAAAAAGATACAAGACTCCGAAAAAGAGCGCAAAGCCATCGCCGGCGTCTCGAAGATTGCCCGTGAACGGGCCAAGAAGGCCAACCTCCACAACCGCAAACTGCAAGACTGCCGCATACACTACAACGACCCCAAAGGCGACCTGCGCGACGAGACCTGCATCTTCATCACCGAGGGCGACTCGGCCTCGGGCTCGATAGGCAAGAGCCGCAACGCCGACACGCAAGCCATTTTCAGCCTGCGGGGCAAACCGCTTAACAGTTACGGGCAGACCCGCGAGGTAGTCTACGAGAACGAGGAGTTCAACCTGCTGCAAGCCGCCCTCAATGTCGAAGACGGTATCGAGGGGTTGCGCTACAACAAGGTGATCATCGCCACCGATGCCGACGACGACGGCATGCACATCAGGCTGCTCACGCTCACCTTCCTGCTGCAATTCTTCCCCGACCTCATCAAGAAAGGACACGTCTACATCTTGCAAACGCCGCTCTTCCGCGTGCGCGACAAGAAAGAAACCCGCTACTGCTACACCGACCAGGAACGCATCGAGGCCATCAGATATTTCGGCGAGAACGCCGAAATCACCCGTTTCAAAGGGCTCGGAGAGATTTCTCCCGATGAGTTCAAAGAGTTCATCGGCGAGAATATCCGGCTCGACCAGGTCACCCTGCGCAAAGAAGACTCGGTGAAAGAGCTACTCGAATTTTACATGGGGAAAAACACCATGGAACGACAGAATTTCATTATCGATAACCTGATTGTAGACGATGAAGACCTCTGA
- the gyrB gene encoding DNA topoisomerase (ATP-hydrolyzing) subunit B, which translates to MSEENNKQNASYSADSIQVLEGLEAVRKRPAMYIGDISIKGLHHLVYEVVDNSIDEALAGYCTHIEVFINPDNSITVTDNGRGIPVDMHEKEHKSALEVVLTVLHAGGKFDKGSYKVSGGLHGVGVSCVNALSTYLRAEVHRNGKIYMQEYSCGKPLHGVEVIGEANNTGTTITFKPDGSIFTDTTYQYEILQNRLRELAYLNKGITITFTDLREQDENGNPRKETFHSDEGVKEFVRFLNRNNDPLINDVIYLNTEKQGVPIECAIMYNTGYRENLHSYVNNINTIEGGTHEAGFRTALTRVLKKYAEDTSAKALEKAKVEISGEDFREGLIAVISVKVAEPQFEGQTKTKLGNNEVSGAVNQAVGEALTNYLEEHPKEAKLIVDKVILAATARIAARKARESVQRKNPMSGGGLPGKLADCSSRNPEECEIFLVEGDSAGGSAKQGRSRATQAILPLRGKILNVEKAMWHKAFESDEVNNIITALGVRFGVDGEDNSKKANIEKLRYHKIIIMTDADVDGSHIDTLIMTLFYRYMPEIIEAGHLYIANPPLYLCSKGNIKEYCYTEEARQAFIQKYGEGSESGIHTQRYKGLGEMNPEQLWETTMNPETRILKQVTINNAADVDYIFSMLMGEDVGPRREFIEKNATYANIDA; encoded by the coding sequence ATGTCAGAAGAAAACAACAAGCAGAATGCCAGCTACTCGGCCGACAGCATACAGGTGCTCGAAGGGCTCGAAGCCGTAAGAAAACGTCCCGCCATGTATATCGGCGACATCAGCATCAAAGGACTGCACCACCTGGTATATGAGGTGGTCGACAACTCCATCGACGAGGCATTGGCCGGCTACTGTACCCACATCGAAGTTTTCATCAACCCCGACAACTCCATCACCGTCACCGACAACGGCCGCGGCATACCGGTCGACATGCATGAGAAAGAGCACAAGTCGGCACTCGAAGTCGTCCTGACGGTATTGCACGCCGGTGGAAAATTCGACAAAGGCTCCTACAAGGTATCGGGAGGTCTGCACGGTGTAGGCGTATCGTGCGTCAACGCCTTGTCGACCTATCTGCGCGCCGAGGTGCACCGCAACGGGAAAATCTACATGCAGGAATACTCGTGCGGCAAACCCCTCCACGGGGTCGAGGTCATCGGCGAAGCGAACAACACCGGCACGACCATCACCTTCAAACCCGACGGCAGCATCTTCACCGACACGACCTATCAATACGAAATCCTGCAAAACCGTCTGCGCGAGCTGGCCTACCTCAACAAGGGTATCACCATCACCTTCACCGACCTGCGCGAGCAAGACGAGAACGGCAATCCGCGGAAAGAGACATTCCACTCCGACGAAGGGGTGAAAGAGTTTGTGCGTTTCCTCAACCGCAACAACGACCCGCTCATCAACGACGTCATCTATCTCAACACCGAGAAACAAGGCGTTCCCATCGAATGCGCCATCATGTATAACACGGGTTACCGCGAAAACCTGCACTCCTACGTCAACAACATCAACACCATCGAGGGAGGAACGCACGAAGCCGGCTTTCGCACCGCCCTCACCCGCGTGCTGAAAAAATATGCCGAAGACACGAGCGCCAAAGCCCTCGAAAAAGCCAAGGTAGAGATTTCGGGCGAAGATTTCAGAGAAGGACTTATCGCCGTCATCTCGGTCAAAGTCGCCGAGCCGCAATTCGAAGGGCAGACCAAGACCAAATTGGGCAACAACGAAGTGAGCGGTGCCGTGAACCAAGCCGTGGGCGAAGCCCTCACCAACTACCTCGAAGAGCACCCCAAAGAGGCCAAGCTCATCGTCGACAAAGTGATTCTCGCCGCAACCGCGCGCATCGCCGCCCGCAAAGCCCGCGAGTCGGTGCAACGCAAGAACCCCATGAGTGGCGGCGGACTGCCCGGCAAACTGGCCGACTGCTCATCGCGCAACCCCGAAGAGTGCGAGATATTCCTCGTCGAGGGAGACTCGGCCGGCGGATCGGCCAAGCAAGGACGCAGCCGTGCCACCCAAGCCATCTTGCCCTTGCGAGGAAAAATCCTCAACGTAGAGAAAGCCATGTGGCACAAGGCTTTTGAGAGCGACGAAGTAAACAACATCATCACCGCGTTGGGCGTGCGCTTCGGTGTCGACGGCGAAGACAACAGCAAAAAGGCCAACATCGAAAAACTCCGTTATCACAAAATCATCATCATGACCGATGCCGATGTCGATGGCAGCCACATCGACACCCTCATCATGACCCTCTTCTACCGCTATATGCCCGAAATCATCGAAGCCGGACACCTCTACATCGCCAACCCGCCCCTCTACCTGTGCAGCAAAGGCAACATCAAGGAGTATTGCTACACCGAAGAGGCCCGTCAGGCATTCATACAAAAATATGGCGAAGGGTCGGAGTCGGGAATCCACACCCAACGCTACAAAGGTCTGGGTGAAATGAACCCCGAACAGCTGTGGGAAACGACGATGAATCCCGAAACCCGCATACTCAAACAGGTGACCATCAACAACGCCGCCGACGTCGACTACATCTTCTCGATGCTCATGGGCGAAGATGTCGGGCCACGCCGGGAATTTATCGAAAAGAACGCCACATACGCCAATATCGACGCATAG
- a CDS encoding 30S ribosomal protein S20: protein MANHQSSIKRIRQTQTRNLRNRYYAKTARNAVRKLRAMTVKDDATALYRQVSSMLDKLAKRNVIHKNKASNLKSKLALHINKL, encoded by the coding sequence ATGGCAAATCATCAATCATCCATCAAGAGAATCAGACAGACGCAAACCAGAAACTTGCGCAACAGATACTACGCTAAAACCGCCCGCAACGCCGTGCGCAAACTCCGCGCCATGACCGTGAAGGACGATGCCACCGCATTGTACCGCCAAGTTTCGTCGATGCTCGACAAGTTGGCTAAGAGAAATGTGATCCACAAAAACAAAGCCAGCAACTTGAAGTCGAAACTGGCTTTGCACATCAACAAGCTCTGA
- the cas1 gene encoding type II CRISPR-associated endonuclease Cas1 — protein sequence MIKKTLYFGNPAYLSLQNGQLVLRLPEVEKNDSIPSAWKQHAERTIPVEDIGVVLLDHRHITITQALLAALLDNNCALITCDDSHLPTGLMLPLCGNATQSERFRDQIEASIPLRKQLWQQTIQAKIANQAALLHRRGVENRNMLRWVTEVRSGDADNLEARAAVYYWANLFPQIPAFRRKRDGVPPNNLLNYGYAILRAVVARSLVGSGLLPTLGIHHHNRYNAYCLADDIMEPYRPYVDDAICRLLDERTEINTLSTATKTRLLTLPTTEVTIGGQRSPLMIAVAQTTASLYKCFSGECRKIIYPEM from the coding sequence ATGATAAAGAAGACCCTCTACTTTGGAAACCCGGCCTACCTGAGCCTCCAAAACGGCCAACTGGTGCTGCGCCTGCCCGAGGTCGAGAAAAACGACTCGATACCCTCAGCCTGGAAACAACATGCCGAGCGCACCATTCCCGTAGAAGACATCGGGGTGGTGCTGCTCGACCACCGGCACATCACCATCACCCAAGCCCTGCTCGCCGCCCTGCTCGACAACAACTGCGCCCTCATCACCTGCGACGACAGCCACTTGCCCACCGGCCTCATGCTCCCACTGTGTGGCAATGCCACTCAGAGCGAACGCTTCCGCGACCAGATAGAGGCTTCAATCCCCCTGCGCAAGCAGTTGTGGCAACAGACCATACAAGCCAAAATCGCCAATCAGGCCGCACTCCTGCACCGCCGCGGCGTCGAAAACCGCAACATGCTGCGATGGGTTACCGAGGTGCGCAGCGGTGATGCCGACAACCTCGAAGCCCGTGCCGCCGTCTATTACTGGGCCAACCTGTTCCCGCAGATACCCGCCTTCCGACGCAAGCGCGACGGAGTGCCGCCCAACAACCTGCTCAATTACGGATATGCCATACTGCGCGCCGTCGTGGCCCGGTCGCTGGTAGGCAGCGGGCTGTTGCCCACCCTGGGCATTCATCACCACAACCGCTACAACGCCTACTGCCTGGCCGACGACATCATGGAGCCTTACCGCCCCTATGTCGACGACGCAATATGCCGACTGCTCGACGAACGGACAGAAATCAACACCCTGTCGACCGCGACCAAAACCCGGTTGCTCACGTTGCCCACCACCGAAGTAACCATTGGCGGGCAACGCAGTCCGCTCATGATTGCCGTAGCCCAAACAACCGCATCGCTCTACAAATGCTTCTCGGGCGAATGCCGTAAAATCATCTACCCCGAAATGTGA
- the coaD gene encoding pantetheine-phosphate adenylyltransferase has product MKTSEKTAFYPGTFDPFTLGHESVTRRALQIFDKVIVAIGINDAKRCLFTPGQRVEMLQKLFADEPRVEVITYDNLTVIEAKKREATAILRGIRSVADFEYEKTIADLNRDISGIETLLLFTEPQYAHISSSVVRELLRFNQPVKQFIPQNLVLPDLR; this is encoded by the coding sequence ATGAAGACCTCTGAAAAAACAGCCTTTTATCCGGGCACATTCGACCCCTTCACGCTGGGCCACGAATCGGTGACGCGGCGCGCCTTGCAAATCTTCGACAAAGTCATCGTCGCCATCGGCATCAACGATGCCAAGCGCTGCCTCTTCACGCCGGGACAACGTGTGGAGATGCTGCAAAAACTGTTTGCCGACGAACCCCGCGTCGAAGTCATCACCTACGACAACCTCACCGTCATCGAGGCAAAAAAACGGGAAGCGACCGCCATCTTGCGGGGCATACGTTCCGTCGCCGACTTCGAATACGAGAAGACCATCGCCGACCTCAACCGCGATATCTCGGGCATCGAAACGCTCCTGCTCTTCACCGAGCCGCAATATGCCCACATCAGTTCCTCGGTCGTGCGCGAATTGCTGCGCTTCAACCAACCGGTGAAACAGTTCATACCCCAAAACCTCGTTCTCCCCGACCTCCGCTAA
- the rnr gene encoding ribonuclease R, whose product MVKHRKLRPEVKATKPFAEHIRDLFNENFRTVYNPRQIARRVGAKNEMQKREVVVLLDNMVKEGFLLQEGPGRYRRNVADLFLTGTFVRNHHRLSITPDNGGDPIAVSESNARHALSGDSVEYLLINRGKYSGEAEVTDITRRNGAQQIVGRVEKIGPRETVLWVDSRTFDHCVYVPARLTHGAQEGEKVVVRLTDWPMYNASPQGEITEILGKSGENDTEMHAILAEFGLPTRYPEELEQLADKIEETIPADEIARREDFRSITTFTIDPADAKDFDDALSLRQLPDGDWEVGVHIADVTHYVKEGSPIDQEAYQRATSVYLVDRTVPMLPERLCNHICSLRPDEEKLCFSVIFTLDDNGKVKQSHIARTVIRSDRRFAYEEAQQVIETGQGDCAREILTLNRLAAALRKQRFAHGAIDFDRQEMKFVIDEKGRPISVYNKVSKEANKLIEEFMLLANRTVAETIGRVPKGKTPKPFVYRVHDNPDPEKMATLSEFVRRLGLQLKASGTRAEITDSINQMLSEIHNRPEENLISTLTIRTMAKAVYTTDNIGHYGLAFDYYTHFTSPIRRYPDMMVHRLLERYLNQGRAVDKEKLEEKCEHASDMEQLAANAERASIKYKQAEFLSERLGQVYDGTISGISDRGLYVEIDENKCEGLIPMRDLDDDYYEFDEKNYRLVGHRTRRQYCLGDPLRIVIARVDMERRQIDFALEERALSHTTATSPTRTPKPKPGKGLSPKNFGLKMARRHKRRK is encoded by the coding sequence ATGGTCAAACATCGCAAACTACGCCCCGAAGTCAAAGCCACCAAGCCCTTTGCCGAGCACATCAGGGACCTGTTCAACGAAAACTTCCGCACGGTCTACAACCCCCGACAGATAGCCCGACGGGTGGGCGCCAAAAACGAGATGCAGAAACGCGAAGTCGTCGTGCTGTTGGACAACATGGTAAAGGAAGGGTTCCTCCTGCAAGAAGGGCCGGGACGCTACCGCCGCAACGTGGCCGACCTCTTCCTCACCGGCACGTTCGTGCGCAACCACCACCGGCTCTCAATCACCCCCGACAACGGAGGCGACCCCATCGCCGTGAGCGAGAGCAACGCCCGCCACGCCCTCTCGGGCGACTCGGTCGAGTATCTGCTCATCAACCGAGGCAAATACAGCGGCGAAGCCGAAGTCACCGACATCACCCGACGCAACGGTGCCCAGCAAATCGTGGGACGGGTCGAAAAAATCGGCCCCCGCGAAACGGTGCTGTGGGTCGACAGCCGCACATTCGACCACTGCGTCTATGTCCCGGCACGCCTCACACACGGCGCGCAGGAAGGCGAAAAAGTCGTGGTGCGCCTCACCGACTGGCCCATGTATAACGCCAGTCCACAAGGCGAAATCACGGAAATACTCGGCAAGAGCGGCGAGAACGACACCGAGATGCACGCCATTCTCGCCGAGTTTGGCCTCCCCACCCGTTACCCCGAAGAGCTCGAACAGTTGGCCGACAAAATCGAAGAGACAATCCCGGCCGACGAAATAGCCCGACGCGAAGACTTCCGCAGCATCACGACATTCACCATCGACCCGGCCGACGCCAAAGACTTCGACGACGCCCTCTCCCTGCGCCAACTCCCCGACGGAGACTGGGAAGTGGGCGTGCACATCGCCGATGTGACCCACTACGTCAAAGAAGGAAGCCCCATCGACCAGGAAGCCTACCAGCGAGCCACCTCGGTCTACCTGGTCGACCGCACGGTGCCCATGCTCCCCGAACGGCTCTGCAACCACATCTGCTCGCTGCGCCCCGACGAAGAGAAACTCTGCTTCTCGGTCATCTTCACCCTCGACGACAACGGCAAGGTGAAACAATCGCACATCGCCCGCACGGTAATCCGCTCCGACCGCCGTTTCGCCTACGAGGAGGCACAACAGGTCATCGAAACGGGACAAGGCGACTGCGCCCGGGAGATACTCACGCTCAACCGTCTGGCAGCAGCCCTGCGCAAACAGCGTTTTGCCCACGGAGCCATCGACTTCGACCGCCAGGAAATGAAATTTGTCATCGACGAGAAAGGACGCCCCATCAGCGTCTACAACAAAGTGTCGAAAGAGGCCAACAAACTCATCGAGGAATTCATGCTGCTGGCCAACCGCACGGTGGCCGAAACGATAGGTCGCGTCCCCAAAGGGAAAACGCCGAAACCATTTGTCTACCGCGTGCACGACAACCCCGACCCCGAGAAGATGGCCACCCTGTCGGAGTTTGTGCGCCGGCTGGGACTGCAACTCAAAGCCTCGGGTACCCGGGCGGAAATCACCGACTCCATCAATCAGATGCTCAGCGAGATACACAACCGTCCCGAAGAAAACCTCATCTCGACCCTCACCATACGCACCATGGCCAAGGCCGTCTACACGACCGACAACATCGGGCACTACGGATTGGCATTTGACTACTACACCCATTTCACCTCTCCCATACGCCGCTACCCCGACATGATGGTGCACCGCCTGCTCGAACGCTACCTCAACCAAGGTCGCGCCGTCGACAAAGAGAAACTCGAAGAGAAATGCGAACACGCCTCCGACATGGAACAGCTGGCGGCCAATGCCGAGCGCGCCTCCATCAAATACAAGCAGGCCGAGTTCCTCAGCGAACGGTTGGGACAGGTCTATGACGGCACCATCTCGGGCATCTCCGACCGCGGGCTGTATGTCGAAATCGACGAGAACAAATGCGAAGGGCTTATTCCCATGCGCGACCTCGACGACGACTATTACGAGTTCGACGAGAAAAACTACCGCTTGGTCGGTCACCGCACCCGCCGGCAATACTGCCTCGGCGACCCGCTGCGCATCGTCATTGCCCGCGTCGACATGGAGCGCCGGCAAATCGACTTCGCCCTCGAAGAACGCGCCCTCTCCCACACCACCGCCACGTCACCGACCCGCACGCCGAAGCCGAAACCCGGCAAAGGACTCTCGCCGAAAAACTTCGGGCTGAAAATGGCTCGCCGACACAAACGCCGCAAATAA
- the recO gene encoding DNA repair protein RecO, producing the protein MQVKTRGIVLHTVAYNDKMSIVQVYTAQFGRAAYLLPQSHGRRSRALRPLFAPFSYLEIDSEARPGQDIFRLRDVRPVEVWNHIYGDPVKTAVALFLSEVLTRLFREPEANPPFFDFLTQSIRLFDLMEEGKANFHLWFLLRLSGFLGFLPNTEQYAEGAFFDMLDGVFVTRAPAHPHFLLPDEASAFARLMRMNTHNMSLFRFSRDERRAVLQHIIDYYRLHQPDLPEIRSLEVMQQLFD; encoded by the coding sequence ATGCAAGTAAAAACCCGGGGTATCGTGTTGCACACGGTCGCCTACAACGACAAGATGTCGATCGTGCAGGTCTATACCGCGCAGTTCGGGCGCGCCGCTTATCTTTTGCCCCAGTCGCACGGCCGGCGGTCGCGGGCCCTGCGCCCTCTTTTCGCCCCATTCTCTTATCTCGAAATCGACTCCGAGGCGCGTCCCGGCCAGGATATATTCCGTTTGCGCGACGTGCGTCCCGTCGAGGTGTGGAACCACATCTACGGCGACCCGGTGAAGACGGCCGTGGCTTTGTTCCTCTCCGAGGTGCTCACCCGCCTGTTTCGGGAGCCCGAGGCCAATCCTCCGTTTTTCGACTTCCTCACCCAGTCGATACGTCTCTTCGACTTGATGGAAGAGGGGAAGGCCAATTTCCACCTTTGGTTCCTGCTCCGCCTTTCGGGCTTTTTGGGTTTCCTGCCCAACACCGAGCAATATGCCGAAGGGGCTTTTTTCGACATGCTCGACGGCGTTTTCGTCACCCGGGCTCCTGCGCACCCCCATTTCCTGCTGCCCGACGAGGCTTCGGCGTTTGCCCGGCTCATGCGCATGAACACGCACAACATGAGCCTCTTCCGTTTCTCGCGCGACGAGCGGCGTGCCGTGCTCCAACACATCATCGACTACTACCGCCTGCACCAGCCCGACCTGCCCGAGATACGTTCGCTCGAAGTCATGCAGCAGCTCTTCGACTGA